A window of the Helianthus annuus cultivar XRQ/B chromosome 4, HanXRQr2.0-SUNRISE, whole genome shotgun sequence genome harbors these coding sequences:
- the LOC110866935 gene encoding glutamate receptor 1.4, which yields MPSNSSVVIRFKSFDSSMATTTDSYFLIHSKAQEDPPYIEISVGVILDMGSWVGKTVHSWITMAVSEFYRVNSHYKTRILLHSRDTHGEPRQALSAALDLLEKTKVQAILGSQSSAEAMFLAVLGDQETLPILSLSSIPSSRRHPYFLQITEDETTQVKAIVSMALSFGWKNAILIFENTENGRDMATFMTNSLQEKSITITYMSSISTSTSNEILQKELHKFSNMQTKLFIVHASHSLASHLFQNAKYLGMMDAGYKWIVTSKTMNLLNIMDGEVIKSMQGVVGFKSYIPPSRDLQKLTLKWRKEYHVMEPKDINAYAISAYDGISALAMAVENILLEKTQSVLKLNRKDFETTSLAQWGTTLLNQMLRISFDGLSGHFEFLNATQVLEIINVIGKEEVKVGFWTIDAAFSKNIGKLNSFPNDGLESIIWPGGILDNPVRRMPQVSNRRLRIGIPLQYRSGALFQVEYDAQTSSTVVSGFCSEVFLAAFAGLDPSVVFQFIPFKPKAGVGTVKYNDLIDLVHAAEFDAAIGDITITANRSLYVDFTLPYTDLGLATLSRNADMNDEFQGPMVQQIGATMWFAFSTLVYAHRQKLKSNLSRFVVTVWLFVVLVLVSSYTAALSSLLTVEQIQLASKGGSVGYQHDYPLHGVIVRNVNFLDTRLKSYHTIEELADALSKGSKKGGVDAVIEEIPYIKEFLAQYPFGYSVVVSEDVTNGFGFVFPKGSPLTLEISTQIARLREDGTLQNLQSKWFGQKPNPQSTPAPKILNFKGLRGLFLISGVSMAAAIFLFTLYYIHEKVHYTYAKLTGGRLASILRFLLPQSTIGVE from the exons ATGCCGAGTAACTCTTCTGTCGTAATCAGATTCAAGTCTTTTGACTCTTCAATGGCTACAACTACCGACTCGTATTTCCTG ATACATTCGAAAGCACAAGAAGATCCACCCTATATTGAGATCTCAGTGGGAGTGATTTTAGACATGGGATCATGGGTTGGAAAGACTGTTCATAGCTGGATCACTATGGCGGTATCTGAGTTTTACAGGGTCAACAGTCACTACAAAACAAGGATACTTCTTCACAGTAGGGATACTCATGGAGAACCACGGCAGGCTCTATCTGCGG CTCTTGATCTTCTTGAGAAAACAAAAGTGCAAGCAATTTTAGGTTCACAATCTTCAGCCGAAGCGATGTTCCTGGCTGTATTGGGGGACCAAGAAACATTACCTATTCTTTCACTTTCATCAATTCCATCTTCTAGAAGACATCCTTACTTCCTTCAAATTACAGAAGATGAAACAACTCAAGTTAAAGCCATTGTATCAATGGCATTATCCTTTGGATGGAAGAATGCTATTCTAATCTTTGAGAACACTGAAAATGGGAGAGACATGGCTACATTTATGACCAATTCCCTCCAAGAAAAGAGCATAACTATAACATATATGAGCTCTATTTCCACCTCTACTAGCAATGAAATTTTACAGAAAGAGCTTCACAAGTTTTCGAATATGCAAACAAAGCTATTCATCGTACATGCTTCTCATTCCCTTGCATCCCACCTTTTCCAAAATGCAAAGTATCTAGGAATGATGGATGCAGGTTACAAGTGGATTGTCACCAGCAAGACTATGAACCTTTTGAATATCATGGATGGTGAAGTTATCAAGTCTATGCAAGGGGTGGTGGGTTTTAAATCATATATCCCTCCATCAAGGGACCTTCAGAAACTCACATTGAAATGGAGgaaggaatatcatgtgatggaGCCCAAGGATATAAACGCTTATGCTATTTCGGCGTATGATGGAATTTCAGCACTGGCAATGGCTGTTGAGAAT ATACTATTAGAGAAGACACAGTCTGTTCTTAAGCTGAACAGAAAAGATTTTGAAACGACTAGCTTAGCTCAATGGGGCACAACACTTCTGAATCAGATGTTAAGAATCTCATTTGATGGTTTAAGTGGTCATTTTGAATTCTTAAATGCGACACAAGTCCTAGAAATAATAAATGTGATAGGGAAAGAGGAAGTGAAGGTTGGGTTTTGGACAATAGATGCTGCTTTCTCCAAAAATATTGGTAAGCTGAACTCTTTTCCCAATGATGGCCTTGAATCTATCATTTGGCCAGGAGGTATCTTGGATAATCCAGTGCGCAGGATGCCACAAGTTAGTAATAGGCGCCTAAGAATTGGGATTCCACTGCAATACAGATCAGGGGCCCTTTTTCAAGTTGAGTATGATGCTCAAACTAGTTCAACCGTTGTTTCAGGGTTTTGTTCAGAAGTGTTCCTAGCTGCCTTTGCTGGATTAGACCCCAGTGTAGTCTTTCAGTTCATTCCATTCAAACCTAAAGCTGGAGTTGGTACAGTAAAATACAATGATCTTATAGATCTAGTCCATGCAGCG GAATTTGATGCTGCCATCGGAGATATAACAATCACAGCTAACAGATCTCTATATGTCGACTTTACATTGCCATACACGGATCTTGGCCTTGCAACACTATCTCGAAATGCAGAT ATGAATGATGAATTTCAAGGTCCAATGGTACAACAAATAGGAGCAACCATGTGGTTTGCCTTTTCAACCCTTGTCTATGCTCATA GACAGAAGCTGAAAAGTAATCTGTCAAGATTTGTTGTCACTGTGTGGTTGTTCGTAGTGCTCGTGCTCGTTTCTAGCTACACTGCAGCACTAAGTTCCCTACTAACCGTTGAACAGATTCAATTAGCTTCGAAGGGAGGCTCAGTTGGGTACCAACATGATTATCCTTTGCACGGAGTTATTGTTAGGAATGTGAATTTTTTAGACACAAGGTTAAAGTCATATCATACAATAGAGGAACTTGCTGATGCTTTGTCAAAAGGGAGTAAGAAAGGTGGTGTTGATGCAGTTATTGAGGAAATTCCTTACATCAAGGAATTCCTTGCACAATATCCATTTGGCTACTCCGTGGTTGTGTCTGAAGATGTCACTAACGGTTTTGGCTTC GTATTTCCAAAAGGTTCACCTTTGACCCTTGAAATCTCGACACAGATTGCCAGATTGCGAGAAGATGGGACTTTACAAAATTTACAAAGTAAATGGTTTGGCCAAAAACCAAATCCACAGTCAACACCTGCACCGAAGATTTTAAACTTTAAAGGGTTGCGTGGTCTATTTCTTATCAGTGGGGTCTCAATGGCAGCTGCTATTTTCCTATTCACGCTTTATTACATTCATGAGAAAGTGCATTATACCTATGCAAAGCTGACTGGAGGAAGGCTAGCATCCATCTTGAGATTTCTTTTGCCTCAAAGTACCATTGGAGTTGAATGA